The genome window CACGGGTGGTGAGGCCCCGACCCGGGTTGGGCGCACGCAGTCCCGGACCGCTACATGAAGTCCGCGATGCCCGACTGCTTGTTCGTGTCGTCCTCGAAGATCGACTCCAGCGACTGGTCTAACACCTTCAGCCGCTGTTTCGTGTAGGGCCGGCAGCCGAACCGCTCCGCGACCTCGATGGCGGTGTCGACGTACTTGCTCACCGACCCCTCGTGGACCGTGAGGTTCACGCGGCCGCCGCACTCGCGGCACTCGCCCGTCAGCGGCATCCGCCGGTACTTCTCGCCGCAGTCGAGACACCGCGTCTCCTGCCGAGAGAACGCCCGCAGGTTGCCGATGATGTCCGGCAGGAAGTGGTACTCGATGACGCGTTCGGCCACGTCGGTCTCGTCGACCGCGCGCAGCTTCCGCGCCAGCTCCAGCTGCGCGTCCATCTTCTCCATCATGTCGCCGAGCGTCTTGTACGCCGAGAGGTCCGGCCCCATCGCGATGTCCGTCGTGTCGTGGGTGTGGTCGAACCCGTGATACTCGTCGTCGGTGCCGAGCGTGTCCTCGCCGATTTGGATCAGCTCCTCGACCGCCTCCGGATCGGCCAGCTCCCGCGACGCCTCGTACAGCTCCAGCGGGTACTCCCGCACGATGTCGACGTTGTGCGCCTCGTCGTCGATCTCCGAGGGGTCGATCCGTGAGGACATCACCAGCGGGGCGTCCATCCGCCCGCCGCGCTGGTCCGGCAGAAATTCTTTCGAGAAGTTGAGAAGTCCGTCCATGAGCAGCATCACGCAATCCTCGTCACCATCGCACTGATCGACCGACAGGTCGTTCGCAACGAGAGAGTGCGTGTCTTCGACGGTGAGGCAGTACACGTGCTCAACGTCGCTCTCGACGACTTCCACTTCGTCGACATTCTCGACGAGGTACTCTCCGGATCCGCCGTCCGACACCTTCGGTGCGTACGGCTCGACGGACGAGACGTTCTCCATCAGCCGGTCGCGCTTCCGAGAGAGGTGGAAGCCGGCAATTTCGGAGAACCGAACGGCGTCGTGTGACGAGACACTGAGGACGTACGTCTGCGCGGTCATCCGCGGATTGCTCTCGTCGTAGAACTCGGGGAACTTATCGTGGAGTTGGACCCTCTTCGGTCGGTCGACGGTCGCGTGGATATCGAGCCGCCGCAGGAGACCGATCAAGTCCTCTCGAAGCTCCTCGCTCACCGTCGTCGCGGTGATTCGGAGCGACCCGTCGTCCACGCTGCCGTCGCCGCTGAAGTAGCCACTCAGATACGCTCCGACGATCTCATCGGGTGCACCGAAGATCCGATCAGGGACTCGCTTCGTGTGTGCGTACACACCGGAGTCGAGCACCGAGTCGAAGAACGCACGCAACAGGCGACCGGAGACGGTCACTTTGGCGTGATTCTCTTCGTACGGGTCGACCCCGAACTCCTCTCGCAAAACGTTGAGGAAGAACTCCCTCGCCTCCGTTTCCGTCCCGCAGATCGTCGTCTGGTGGATCGTCCCCTTCGGCGTCTCCTGTTCGCGGGCGAACCCTTCCGCCGCGTAGTAGCCGAGTAGCGTCGCAACGCGCTCGTTGAGATCGACGAACCGATCGATCTCCGTGCGATCGCGTTTCATTCCGAGGGTGACGTCGTCCGGAACGAACGCGAGCATCTCGTCGAGCGAGGAGAAACACTGCTGAAGATACGAGACAGGGAAGCTCTCCCGGTATAGGTAGTTACTCAGCGTCTTTTTGTTCGTCTCGAACACTTCGGTCATGCTCTGGAGGGGATAGAACCGCCCGTCCCAGTCATCCGCGAAAGCGTCCTCGAAGAGATCGTACAGCCGGTCTTTGTCCAGCCCCTTGATCATAAGGCGGTCGGTCGGAACCGCGTCAGACCGGACAAACTCGGCGAGTAGGTCGAACCGCTGCGGGTCCCGACTGATGTCGTCGGACCCGATCGAGTCGGGGATCACCAGCCTGTCGTTCGCGTCGAGTTCTCGCGCCTCTCTGCTGGCGACCTCGTCCCGGTCGTCGTCGTACACGTGAACCCCGTGGTCTGGAGTGACGGTTATCGATCGACCTGACTCGGTACGAACCCGCACGAGGTGGTTCGGTGCGTCGTGCTTGCTAACTGCTTCTACCGGACGAGAGACACGATCGCCGTCCGCGGTCAGCGACGGAATGCGCAGGTTTCCGTCGACACCCTCCAGTTCGCCGACAGCCGTTCCGAAGTCGTCGAACTCGACGTCGGATCGATCGAGGTACGTCTCGACGAACGCCTCGATTTCGTCGTATCGTAGCTGACCGGTCTCGTCCTCGTACCAGATTTTCGTCTCCGGATGGAAGCAGTTCCGACGTTTCGCGGCGTGAAAGTACGGATGAGCGTATCCGACCGCGGCCGAGGTGAAACCTACCACTCTCCCGACAGTCGCGGCGCTCGTGTGGGGCGCCATCCCGAAGACGAGCTCGCCGACGAGGTCGTCGCGCTCGTTCACCTCGTAGAAGCGGTCGAGCCCGTAGAACTGTTCGAGGAGGTCGTCGACGAAGTCCGCGGTCTTCAGCATGTGCTCGGCCGCGCCGTCCGAGAGGACGATATCCTGGACCCGGAGCTCGACCACCTGGTCGTCGTGGCGGAGCGGCTCGCCGTCGACGTCGGTCTCGTACCCCAGTTCTCGGAAGTGGTCGGCGGTGACGTCGAGCTCCGCGGGCTTGACCGCGGTGACCGGGAGGTCGGTCATGTCGTAGCGGACCGTGCCGTCCTTGAACGAGGTGACGCCGTTTTTCGCGCGCAGGACGCCCTTCTCGATCGGCTCGGGCGTCTTGTTCCGCGAGGTGAGCCCCTGGACCCCCTTCAGGATCTCGAAGGCGGACTCACGCTCGCCGACGGTCTCCAGCGCGGAGCGGTACGCGTCGTTGACGTCGACCTCCTGGCGGGTCGCGGCCGTCACCTCCCACTCGCAGTTCGGGCACTCGACGCGGCCGGCCTCGTCCGGCTCGCAGACGGTGCCGCAGTCGTTACACTCGTAGTGCGGCTCCGTGTGCGTCTCGCAGTCGGGGCACAGCGCGGCGTAGGTGTGCTCGCCGCAGTCGGGGCAGACGCGGTCGGAGACCTCTAGTTCGTGTCGTCCGCGGTGGCCGGTGTCGTCCATCACGTTCGCCGCCTCGGCCACGTCGCGCTGGGGGCCGCCCGCCTCGTTGATCGGGAACAGGGTGTGGACGGCCGGCGAGAGGTCGCGGCTCTCGGACTTCTCGGGGCGACCCATCCGGTTGCCGATCCGGGTCGGCGCGCGTTCGCGCACCTCGAACGGCGCCACCTCGTTGACCGCGCGGATCGCGTTCTCGCCGTCGGCGTACTCGCGGGCCGCGGCCGAGAGGTCGGCCGCGTCCCACTCCCGGCGAAGCCCGTCGTCGATCCCGAGCGACCGCGCGAGCGGGCGCCACGTCGGGATCCGGAGCGCGTCCGGGGTCGCCGCGTGCTCGACCAGCAGCGACTCCAGCGCGTCCTGAACCGTGTCGGTGCGCTCGATCGCGAGGACGCTCTCGACGACCTCGCCCGCGGCGACCGCCTCGGCGAGCGCCTCGAACGCGTCGACCGACACGTCGTGCCAGAGGTAGGTGTATTCGGGGTGGAGCGGGCAGTCGTACTCGCGCGCCCACGCGAGCGCCTGATCGACCTCCGGGTGTTCGAGGTCGACGTGCGGGTCGTCGCCCATGGCCTGAACGTCGGCGCCGGCCGCCTCGAACTCTTGGACCCACCACTCGGGCGCGTACGACGCGGGCGCGAGCGGGTGGTTGTTCTCGACGAACTCCCCGTAGTTGACGAGGTACTCCCCTAAGTCGAGCACCTTCTCGATCCCGTTGCGGACCGCCTTCGCCTCCTCGGGGTCGTCGATCCGCCGGACCTCGCCGTTCGCCAGCCGGACCGTCGGCCCCTCGATGGAGTCGACCGGGACGACGCCGTGCGCCTTCCCGGGCCGCTCCGTCTTGATCTGCGTCCCGGCCGCGAGGAAGTCGTCGACGATGTGCATCGTCGCGGGGTGGACGCCGCCGGTCGCGAACCCGTGGTTGCGCGCGCGGCCGTACCGGAGGCGGAACCCGCCCGCCTCGCTCGGGTGGGTGAAGACGGGCCGGCCCGCGATCAGGTCCCGGAGGAACTTCTGGGAGGGCTCGGCGCGGGGCGGGCCATCCGCGTCAGCCTCGGGGGAGTCGGCGGCGGCTTCGTCGCCCGCCTCTTCCGATTCGCCGTCACCGTCCTCCGCGTCGTCCCCATCGGCCGCGTCGGACGCCGCGGCGTCCCCGTCGCCGGCCCCGTCCTTCCCGATCGTCCCGTCGATCAGGTCTTGGAGCCACGGCCAGTCGACCTCGTCGAGGTCGCGCGTGTACCGCTGGATCTTCGGCGCCTTCAGGGCGATCCCCTCGGCTGCGACGAGGCACATCCCGCCGCGCGCGGAGTTGGTGTCGACGCGCTCGAGGTCGCGGAACCCCGAGACCTCCTCGTCGCTCGTCGCCTCCCCGTCGAGCATGACGGGGATATGCTTCGCGATGAACTTCGACTCCTTGTCCTTCGGCGTGTACTGGAGCCCCGTGTCCTTGTCGTACAAGGCGATCTCCTCGGCGTAGCGCTCGACCTCCACGTCGCGCGGCTTGTACTCGTCGATGCCCAGCAGCGAGCGAGCGTAGTCGGCGACGAGCACCGACAGCGCCTGCGCGGTCCCGCCCGCCGACCGGATCGGACCGGCGTAGTAGACGTTGACGAACTCGGTGCCGTCGTCGTTCTCCAGCAGCTCCACGCGGTCGATCCCCTCGATCGGCGCGGCGACGACGCCCTCGGTGAGCAGCGCGACGGCGGTGCGGACGGCTCCCTCGATCTTCCCCTCGCGGGAGTCGTAGTCGCCGACGTTGCCGTCGACGAAGTCGGTGACCAGCTCCAGCGCCGCCTCCTCGCGGGACATCTCGCCCTCCAGGTCGCGGACGCGCTCCGCGACGCCGTCGATGCCGAGGATGTTCTCGACGCGGTCCGCCATGTCGCGGGCGACCGGGATCTCGATCTCGGGCTCCGGGTCCCGACCCTGCTCTTTGGCCGTCTCCGCGACGTCCCACGCCTCGTCGAGCCGCTCCTCGATCCGCGCGAAGTAGCGCTCGTCGTCCGGTCTCATCGGGCCTCGGTCGAGGGAACCGCGCGGCGCGTTCGTCGGGTCACAGCCACAGGTCGAGGTCGGTCGCCTCGTCGTGCGAGCGCTCCAGCGGTTCGGCGAACGCGCGCAGGTGACACTCGCCGGCCCAGACCGTCGCCGAGTCGAGATGCCCCGCGAGCGCCTGCCCGCTCGGCCGCGAGAGTACGGCGTGGGTGTGCGCGAACACGTCCCCCTCCAAAAGCGAGACGTTGCCCACGCAGGCGGCCACCTCCAGCGGCTCGTCGAAGGTGACCGAGCGGTACTCGGTCTCCTCCTGGTCGTAGAACCAGACGTCCGCGTCCTGGACCGCGCCGAGGGCCGTGAACCAGCCGGCCTCGACGTCCTCCTCGCGGGCGAGGCTCTCTATCTCCTCGCGCCAGTCGGCGCCCGTCTCGAACCGCGCGACGTACTCCGCCGTGGGTTCGACCTCGCGATGGTACATAGCAACTCCCCACGGCGGCCGGGGAGAAAAAGGCTTCAGTCGGACCGAGCGGGACCGGCGGAGTGAATTTGATATAGCGATATAAAATTTAGCTAGCGTCGATAGAGAGACACGGAAGAAACGACGGAAGACCCGTTACGATGCCGCAAACCTGCGAGAACGGTCGACTATCGGCGGCGATGCGACTGGCGAAGCGGGAAGAGAGAGGAGAGGCTCGGAGGTCGAACCGGCTCAGAACGGGGCCTGGGGGCCTTCGTCGTCGCCGCCGTCGTCGTCGGTCGTCTCGCCGGGGAAGGAGGGAGACATCCCGCCGCCGCTGCTGGTACCGCCGAGGTCGCCGTCGGCGCCGGCGGACGCGCCGGTGTCCGCGTGGACCGTCTCGATCTCGGGGATCTCCTTGACCATCCGGGACTTGATCGCCTGGATCGTCATCGGGGAGATACCGCAGCCGGAGCAGGCGCCGCCGAGCTGGACCGTCACCTCTCCCTTCTCGCGGTCGAGGTGGGCGATGGCGGCGCTCCCGCCGTGCATCTGGATCTGCGGGAAGTTGCGCCGCAGGAAGTTCGTGATCCGCTCGCGGAGTTCGTTTTCCGCGTCAGCCGCGTCGGTGTCCGTGCTCATGCCCGCGAGTTGGCGGGCGGCGGGCTTATGCCTTTGGTTCGGGCGGATACGGGCCGCGACACCGCCCCGTCGTGCCCCGTCACTCCGGGCGATCGACGCCGAGGGTGCGGTACAGCTCGGACTCGATCCGCTCGGCGTACTCCTCGAGCGTCTCCTCGAACGTCTCGTCGTCGACCGCGACGGCGCCGCGGATGCGCTCGCGGGGGTTCTCCGGGAGTTCGACGCGGAACTCGCCGTCCTCGTAGAACGGCTCCGACTCGTTGAGCACGGTCTGGTCGATCCCGTGGATCAGCTCCGAGTCGTACCGGTCGTTCATCTGCTCGAAGGCGTTCTTGTACGCCCGCTGGAGCTCGTTGAAGTAGTGCGCGTACTTGTCCTCGAACTTCTCCGGGTCGAACTCGTCGGCCATGTCGCGAGCGAGGGTCCGGCGGGAAAAAAGGCGGTCGATCGCCGTCGAGACGCCGAAACGGACCGAAAACCGAGCGTACGGTCGGACGAGAGATTCGACCGTGGACGGTGAAATAAATCGCATGCCGCGATATAGAATTTCTCAGGCGCGGCGACCGGTACGCCACGCCTCGTCGTGAGCCGCGGACTCAGTCGGACGAGGACAGGGAGTCGGACCGACGTCGCCGAGCGACGGACCGGGAACTACCGGGACCGGTCCGAGCGGACTCGAAAAGAAAACCGACGGCGACCGGGGGACCTCAGTCGAGGTCGAAGCGGTCGAGCTTCATCACGTCGCTCCACGTCTCGGCGAAGTCCTCGACGAACTTCTCCTCGTCGCTGGCGTACACGTCCGCGACGGTGCGGAGCCGCGCGTTCGAGCCGAAGATGAGGTCGGCGCGCGTCGCCTCCCACGCGACCTCGCCGGTGTCGCGGTCGCGGACCTCGTAGAGGTCCTCGGCGTCGGTGACCTCGTCCCACTCGTACTCCATGTCGAGCAGGTTGACGAAGAAGTCGTTGGTGAGCGTGCCGGGATCGTCGGTGAACGCCGTGCGGTCGGCGTAGGTCGCGCCCAGCGCGCGCAGGCCGCCGGCCAGCACGGTCATCTCGCTGGCGGTTAAGTTCAGCAGGTCCGCCTTGTCGACCATGAGATCCTCGACGTCCTCGTCGGCGTCGCCGAGGTAGTTGCGGAAGCCGTCGGCGTCGGGCTTGAGCGCCTCGAAGGAGTCGACGTCGGTCTGGTCTTCGGTGGCGTCGACGCGGCCGGGCGCGAACGGCACTTCGACGTCGTAGCCGGCGTCGGCCGCGGCCTGCTCGACGGCCGCGGTGCCGCCCAACACGATGAGGTCGGCGAGCGAGACGCGGACGTCGTCGGCGCGCGACTCGTTGAACTCGGCCTGGACGTCTTCGAGCGTCGAGAGGACGTCGGCGAGCTGCTCGGGCTCGTTGGCCTCCCAGCTCCGCTGCGGTTCGAGGCGGATGCGGGCGCCGTTGGCGCCGCCGCGCTTGTCGCTGTCGCGGTAGGTGGACGCCGCCGCCCACGCGGTCTTGACGAGCTCGCCGGTCGAGAGTCCGGAGTCGAGGAGCGCATCCTTGAGCTCCGCGACCTCGGCGTCGCCGATCGTCTCGTAGTCCGCCTCCGGTAGGGGGTCCTGCCAGATCATCGTCTCCTCCGGGACCTCGGGGCCGAGGAATCGCTCCGGCGGACCCATGTCGCGGTGGATGAGCTTGTACCACGCCTTCGCGAACGTCTCCTGGAACTCGTCGGGGTCGTCGCGGAACTCCTCAAGGACGGCCCGGAAGTCGTCGTCGTGTTTCAGGGCCACGTCCGTCGTGAGCATCATCACGTCCTCCTTGTCGTCGGGGTCCGCGACGCCGGGCGCGGCGTCGTCGAGCTCGTCGTTCTTCGTGGTCCACTGCCACGCGCCGCCGGGACCCTTCTCCGGCTCCCAGTCGTAGCTGAGCAGGTTGTTGACGTAGCTCATGTCCCAGACGGTCGGGGTGGCGTTCCACGGCCCCTCGATGCCGCTGGTGATCGTGTCGGGACCCATCCCCTCGCCGAACTCGTTGTCCCAGCCGAGGCCCTGGAGGTCGATGGGGGCGTCCTCGGGCTCGGGACCGAGGTTGTCGCCGTCGTCGGCGCCGTGGACCTTCCCGAAGGTGTGGCCCCCGGCGATGAGCGCGACGGTCTCCTTGTCGTTCATCGCCATGCGGCTGAACGACTGGCGGATGTTCTTCGCCGAGCCCTCGAGGTCCGGCTCGCCGTTCGGCCCCTCGGGGTTGACGTAGATGAGGCCCATCACGGTGTTGCCGAGCGGCGCTTTCAGGTCACCCTGCTCGTCGAAGCGCTCCTCGGAGGTCATCTCCCACTCGCTCTCGGGGCCCCAGTCGACGGCGTCGTCGCCGCGGAAGTCGTCCTCGCGGCCGCCGGCGAAGCCGAACGTCTCGAAGCCCATCGACTCCAGCGCGACGTTACCGGCGAGCACGATGAGGTCCGCCCACGAGAGCTTCTCACCGTACTTCGTCTTGACCGGCTCCAGCAGCCGCCGGGCCTTGTCGAGGTTCACGTTGTCCGGCCAGCTGCTGATCGGCGGGAGCCGCTGGTGGCCGCCCGCGGCGCCGCCGCGCCCGTCGAGCGAGCGGTACGTGCCGGCGCTGTGCCACGCCATCCGGATGAACAGCGGCCCGTAGTGTCCGTAGTCGGCGGGCCACCACTCCTTCGAGTCGGTCATCACGTCTTCGAGGTCGGATTTGACCTCGTCGAGGTCGAGCTCCTCGAACGCCGCCGCGTAGTCGAAGTCCTCGTCGTAGGGACCGATATTGGCGGAGTTCTGATCGAGTAGCTCCAAGTCCAACTGGTCCGGCCACCACTCTTGGGTGTTACTAGCCATCAAGAAATGGTCGCCCCTCGTCGCAGATAATATTGTCTACTTCGGAAAGAGAATCATCGTTATAACAGAGGGTTTCTATCGAAATAATGAAGTTCTATTTGTGGATCCGCGAAGTCGGCAACAGGGACCGCAGCGGCGCTCCGAGAGGTTTACCGCGCGGTAAGTGTCCGCTGCCGGCGGCGACGAGTCGTCTTTTCGACAGTTCGACTGTCGTGAGTGAGAGTCACATTCAGGGACTCGGCGGCGCATCGCTTCGCTTCGTCGCGGGACCTTGGCGGGGCGAGGATCGCGGCCGCACGGAACACGGAGGGGTCGAACGCGGTCGGCGGTTCAGCCACGGAAGGGTCGAGCGCGGTCAGCGGTTCAGCGTGTGAATCGCCTGCCCGCGGGCGTTCTCTGCCGCTTCCATCACCGCCTCCGCGAGCGTCGGGTGGGTGTGGACGGTGGCGGCCACGTCCTCCAGCGTCGCCCCCATCTCGATCGCGAGCGCGACCTCGGCGATCAGCTCCGACGCCTCCGGCCCGACGATCTGCCCGCCGAGGACGAACCCGGTCTCCTCGTCGGCGACGATCCGGACGAACCCCTCGGTGTGGCCGGTCGTCATCGCCCGCCCGGAGGCGTTGAACGGCATCTCGCCGACCGCGGGCTCGAAGCCGGCGTCTTCGGCCTCCGCCTCGGTCATTCCCACCGTGCCGATCTCGGGATCGGTGAAGACGGCCGCGGGGATCGCCTGCTGGTCCATCGCGGCGGGTTCGCCCGCGATCACCTCGGCGGCGACGATCCCCTCGTTCGAGGCCGCGTGCGCGAGCATCGGGTCGCCGGCGACGTCGCCGACGGCGTGGATATGCTCAACCGCGGTGCGGGTGCGGTCGTCGGTGTCGATGAACCCGCGCTCGTCGGTCTCGATCCCGGCGCTCTCCAGGTCGAGCCCGTCCGTGACGGGCTGGCGGCCGACCGCGACGAGGATTTTATCGACGCCGTACGTCGACTCCTCGCCCTCCTCCGTCTCCGTGTGAAGGAGGTAGCCGCCGTCGGGCGCCTCGGACCACTCGCTCGCGCCCTCGCCGAAGTGGAACTCGACGCCCAGCTCCTTCGCGCGCTCGCGGACGATCCGCTTCACGTCGTCCTCGTAGGGGTCGAGGATATCGTCGAGCATCTCGACGACCGTCACGTTGGCGCCGAGCTTCGCGTACGTCGTCGCCAGCTCCATCCCGATGTAGCCGCCGCCGACGACCCCGAGTCGGTCCGGGACCGTGTCGGCGTCGAGCGCCTCGGCGGAACTCCAGACGTGGTCCTCCGCGAACTCGAAGCCGGGGATCTGGACCGGCCGCGATCCGGTCGCGATAACCGCGTGTTCGAACGAGAGCGTCTCGGAGCCCTGCCCGTCGCCGCCGTGCGCGACGCGAACGGTGTCCTCGCCGACGAACGAGGCGGTCCCCTCGATCAGGTTCACGCCGTTCGCCTTACAGAGCTTCTCGACGCCGCCCGTCAGCCGGTCGACGACGCCGTTCTTCCACTCGACCATCTTCCCCATGTCGACGGCGGGGTCCGCGTGGACGCCCATGAACTCCGCGTTGCCGGCCTCGTGGGCGAGGCCGCTCCCCGTGATCAGCGCCTTCGAGGGGATACAGCCGCGGTTGAGACAGGCGCCGCCGTAGGCGTCCTTCTCGACCAAGGTCGTGTCGAGCCCCTCCTGTGCGGCGCGGATGGCGGCGACGTAGCCGCCCGGCCCCGCGCCGATGACCAGTACCTCCGTTCCCGTGGTGACGTCTCCGACGACCATTATTCGTTGAGTAGCAGCAGGGGGTTTTCTAAGTGTTCCATGACGGTGTTCGCGAACTCGGCCGCGATCGCCCCGTCGACGACTCGGTGGTCGATCGATAAGGACAGCGGCAGCGTCGGCGCCGGGACGACCTCGCTTTCCCCGTCGCGCTCGCGCACGACCGGGCGCTCCTCGATGGCGCCGAGCCCCAAGATCGCGGTCTCGGGGTAGTTGATGATCGGCGTGGCGTACTCGCC of Halorubrum trapanicum contains these proteins:
- a CDS encoding DUF5783 family protein — protein: MADEFDPEKFEDKYAHYFNELQRAYKNAFEQMNDRYDSELIHGIDQTVLNESEPFYEDGEFRVELPENPRERIRGAVAVDDETFEETLEEYAERIESELYRTLGVDRPE
- a CDS encoding NifU family protein, translating into MSTDTDAADAENELRERITNFLRRNFPQIQMHGGSAAIAHLDREKGEVTVQLGGACSGCGISPMTIQAIKSRMVKEIPEIETVHADTGASAGADGDLGGTSSGGGMSPSFPGETTDDDGGDDEGPQAPF
- a CDS encoding PPC domain-containing DNA-binding protein: MYHREVEPTAEYVARFETGADWREEIESLAREEDVEAGWFTALGAVQDADVWFYDQEETEYRSVTFDEPLEVAACVGNVSLLEGDVFAHTHAVLSRPSGQALAGHLDSATVWAGECHLRAFAEPLERSHDEATDLDLWL
- the lpdA gene encoding dihydrolipoyl dehydrogenase, whose translation is MVVGDVTTGTEVLVIGAGPGGYVAAIRAAQEGLDTTLVEKDAYGGACLNRGCIPSKALITGSGLAHEAGNAEFMGVHADPAVDMGKMVEWKNGVVDRLTGGVEKLCKANGVNLIEGTASFVGEDTVRVAHGGDGQGSETLSFEHAVIATGSRPVQIPGFEFAEDHVWSSAEALDADTVPDRLGVVGGGYIGMELATTYAKLGANVTVVEMLDDILDPYEDDVKRIVRERAKELGVEFHFGEGASEWSEAPDGGYLLHTETEEGEESTYGVDKILVAVGRQPVTDGLDLESAGIETDERGFIDTDDRTRTAVEHIHAVGDVAGDPMLAHAASNEGIVAAEVIAGEPAAMDQQAIPAAVFTDPEIGTVGMTEAEAEDAGFEPAVGEMPFNASGRAMTTGHTEGFVRIVADEETGFVLGGQIVGPEASELIAEVALAIEMGATLEDVAATVHTHPTLAEAVMEAAENARGQAIHTLNR
- the polC gene encoding DNA polymerase II large subunit; this translates as MRPDDERYFARIEERLDEAWDVAETAKEQGRDPEPEIEIPVARDMADRVENILGIDGVAERVRDLEGEMSREEAALELVTDFVDGNVGDYDSREGKIEGAVRTAVALLTEGVVAAPIEGIDRVELLENDDGTEFVNVYYAGPIRSAGGTAQALSVLVADYARSLLGIDEYKPRDVEVERYAEEIALYDKDTGLQYTPKDKESKFIAKHIPVMLDGEATSDEEVSGFRDLERVDTNSARGGMCLVAAEGIALKAPKIQRYTRDLDEVDWPWLQDLIDGTIGKDGAGDGDAAASDAADGDDAEDGDGESEEAGDEAAADSPEADADGPPRAEPSQKFLRDLIAGRPVFTHPSEAGGFRLRYGRARNHGFATGGVHPATMHIVDDFLAAGTQIKTERPGKAHGVVPVDSIEGPTVRLANGEVRRIDDPEEAKAVRNGIEKVLDLGEYLVNYGEFVENNHPLAPASYAPEWWVQEFEAAGADVQAMGDDPHVDLEHPEVDQALAWAREYDCPLHPEYTYLWHDVSVDAFEALAEAVAAGEVVESVLAIERTDTVQDALESLLVEHAATPDALRIPTWRPLARSLGIDDGLRREWDAADLSAAAREYADGENAIRAVNEVAPFEVRERAPTRIGNRMGRPEKSESRDLSPAVHTLFPINEAGGPQRDVAEAANVMDDTGHRGRHELEVSDRVCPDCGEHTYAALCPDCETHTEPHYECNDCGTVCEPDEAGRVECPNCEWEVTAATRQEVDVNDAYRSALETVGERESAFEILKGVQGLTSRNKTPEPIEKGVLRAKNGVTSFKDGTVRYDMTDLPVTAVKPAELDVTADHFRELGYETDVDGEPLRHDDQVVELRVQDIVLSDGAAEHMLKTADFVDDLLEQFYGLDRFYEVNERDDLVGELVFGMAPHTSAATVGRVVGFTSAAVGYAHPYFHAAKRRNCFHPETKIWYEDETGQLRYDEIEAFVETYLDRSDVEFDDFGTAVGELEGVDGNLRIPSLTADGDRVSRPVEAVSKHDAPNHLVRVRTESGRSITVTPDHGVHVYDDDRDEVASREARELDANDRLVIPDSIGSDDISRDPQRFDLLAEFVRSDAVPTDRLMIKGLDKDRLYDLFEDAFADDWDGRFYPLQSMTEVFETNKKTLSNYLYRESFPVSYLQQCFSSLDEMLAFVPDDVTLGMKRDRTEIDRFVDLNERVATLLGYYAAEGFAREQETPKGTIHQTTICGTETEAREFFLNVLREEFGVDPYEENHAKVTVSGRLLRAFFDSVLDSGVYAHTKRVPDRIFGAPDEIVGAYLSGYFSGDGSVDDGSLRITATTVSEELREDLIGLLRRLDIHATVDRPKRVQLHDKFPEFYDESNPRMTAQTYVLSVSSHDAVRFSEIAGFHLSRKRDRLMENVSSVEPYAPKVSDGGSGEYLVENVDEVEVVESDVEHVYCLTVEDTHSLVANDLSVDQCDGDEDCVMLLMDGLLNFSKEFLPDQRGGRMDAPLVMSSRIDPSEIDDEAHNVDIVREYPLELYEASRELADPEAVEELIQIGEDTLGTDDEYHGFDHTHDTTDIAMGPDLSAYKTLGDMMEKMDAQLELARKLRAVDETDVAERVIEYHFLPDIIGNLRAFSRQETRCLDCGEKYRRMPLTGECRECGGRVNLTVHEGSVSKYVDTAIEVAERFGCRPYTKQRLKVLDQSLESIFEDDTNKQSGIADFM
- the katG gene encoding catalase/peroxidase HPI, whose protein sequence is MASNTQEWWPDQLDLELLDQNSANIGPYDEDFDYAAAFEELDLDEVKSDLEDVMTDSKEWWPADYGHYGPLFIRMAWHSAGTYRSLDGRGGAAGGHQRLPPISSWPDNVNLDKARRLLEPVKTKYGEKLSWADLIVLAGNVALESMGFETFGFAGGREDDFRGDDAVDWGPESEWEMTSEERFDEQGDLKAPLGNTVMGLIYVNPEGPNGEPDLEGSAKNIRQSFSRMAMNDKETVALIAGGHTFGKVHGADDGDNLGPEPEDAPIDLQGLGWDNEFGEGMGPDTITSGIEGPWNATPTVWDMSYVNNLLSYDWEPEKGPGGAWQWTTKNDELDDAAPGVADPDDKEDVMMLTTDVALKHDDDFRAVLEEFRDDPDEFQETFAKAWYKLIHRDMGPPERFLGPEVPEETMIWQDPLPEADYETIGDAEVAELKDALLDSGLSTGELVKTAWAAASTYRDSDKRGGANGARIRLEPQRSWEANEPEQLADVLSTLEDVQAEFNESRADDVRVSLADLIVLGGTAAVEQAAADAGYDVEVPFAPGRVDATEDQTDVDSFEALKPDADGFRNYLGDADEDVEDLMVDKADLLNLTASEMTVLAGGLRALGATYADRTAFTDDPGTLTNDFFVNLLDMEYEWDEVTDAEDLYEVRDRDTGEVAWEATRADLIFGSNARLRTVADVYASDEEKFVEDFAETWSDVMKLDRFDLD